In the genome of Populus trichocarpa isolate Nisqually-1 chromosome 6, P.trichocarpa_v4.1, whole genome shotgun sequence, one region contains:
- the LOC7470694 gene encoding uncharacterized protein LOC7470694 isoform X2 — MTQSLANRAVQQRRVVIENNHGEKLSGILHETGSKQLVIVCHGFQSSKERIPMVNLAAALEKEGISAFRFDFAGNGESEGSFQYGNYRREAEDLRAVVQHFRRENRVISAVIGHSKGGNVVLLYASKYNDVHAVVNISGRFNLEKGMEGRLGKDFLLRLKQHGYIDVFNRKGKFEYRVTEESLKDRLTTDIHAVCLLIQQECRVLTVHGSMDKFVPAEDALEFAKFIPNHKLHIIKGANHEYTSHQGELTSVVLDFLRENFNAEKDMPKLPLKDHPFRSRL, encoded by the exons ATGACTCAGTCCCTTGCAAACCGAG CTGTCCAACAACGGAGAGTTGTTATAGAGAACAACCATGGCGAGAAGCTCTCTGGGATATTACATGAAACTGGTTCTAAACAGCTTGTTATTGTGTGCCATGGATTTCAGTCGTcaaag GAACGGATACCAATGGTAAACCTCGCCGCTGCTCTGGAGAAAGAAGGAATCAGTGCCTTCCGTTTTGACTTTGCTGGAAATGG GGAAAGTGAAGGCTCATTTCAGTATGGTAACTACCGTAGAGAAGCTGAGGATTTACGTGCTGTGGTTCAACATTTTCGTAGGGAGAATCGTGTGATAAGTGCAGTTATTGGACACAGTAAAG GTGGAAATGTGGTGCTCTTGTATGCTTCGAAGTACAATGATGTCCATGCAGTGGTTAATATTTCTGGCCGGTTTAACCTGGAGAAAGGCATGGAAGGCCGCCTGGGTAAAGACTTTCTGCTAAGACTCAAACAACATGGATATATAGATGTCTTTAATAGAAAAG GAAAATTCGAGTATCGTGTGACTGAAGAAAGTTTGAAGGATCGATTAACTACTGACATCCATGCAGTCTGCTTGTTGATTCAACAAGAGTGCAG GGTATTGACAGTCCATGGATCCATGGATAAATTTGTACCGGCTGAAGATGCTTTGGAATTTGCCAAGTTCATACCAAATCATAAACTACACATCATAAAGGGAGCTAATCATGAATATACTTCACATCAAGGCGAGTTAACTTCGGTTGTACTAGATTTCTTGAGGGAAAATTTTAATGCAGAAAAAGACATGCCTAAGTTACCATTGAAGGATCATCCTTTTCGTTCTCGACTGTGA
- the LOC7470694 gene encoding uncharacterized protein LOC7470694 isoform X1, producing MRIVMFIILAVQQRRVVIENNHGEKLSGILHETGSKQLVIVCHGFQSSKERIPMVNLAAALEKEGISAFRFDFAGNGESEGSFQYGNYRREAEDLRAVVQHFRRENRVISAVIGHSKGGNVVLLYASKYNDVHAVVNISGRFNLEKGMEGRLGKDFLLRLKQHGYIDVFNRKGKFEYRVTEESLKDRLTTDIHAVCLLIQQECRVLTVHGSMDKFVPAEDALEFAKFIPNHKLHIIKGANHEYTSHQGELTSVVLDFLRENFNAEKDMPKLPLKDHPFRSRL from the exons ATGAGAATTGTAATGTTCATAATCTTGG CTGTCCAACAACGGAGAGTTGTTATAGAGAACAACCATGGCGAGAAGCTCTCTGGGATATTACATGAAACTGGTTCTAAACAGCTTGTTATTGTGTGCCATGGATTTCAGTCGTcaaag GAACGGATACCAATGGTAAACCTCGCCGCTGCTCTGGAGAAAGAAGGAATCAGTGCCTTCCGTTTTGACTTTGCTGGAAATGG GGAAAGTGAAGGCTCATTTCAGTATGGTAACTACCGTAGAGAAGCTGAGGATTTACGTGCTGTGGTTCAACATTTTCGTAGGGAGAATCGTGTGATAAGTGCAGTTATTGGACACAGTAAAG GTGGAAATGTGGTGCTCTTGTATGCTTCGAAGTACAATGATGTCCATGCAGTGGTTAATATTTCTGGCCGGTTTAACCTGGAGAAAGGCATGGAAGGCCGCCTGGGTAAAGACTTTCTGCTAAGACTCAAACAACATGGATATATAGATGTCTTTAATAGAAAAG GAAAATTCGAGTATCGTGTGACTGAAGAAAGTTTGAAGGATCGATTAACTACTGACATCCATGCAGTCTGCTTGTTGATTCAACAAGAGTGCAG GGTATTGACAGTCCATGGATCCATGGATAAATTTGTACCGGCTGAAGATGCTTTGGAATTTGCCAAGTTCATACCAAATCATAAACTACACATCATAAAGGGAGCTAATCATGAATATACTTCACATCAAGGCGAGTTAACTTCGGTTGTACTAGATTTCTTGAGGGAAAATTTTAATGCAGAAAAAGACATGCCTAAGTTACCATTGAAGGATCATCCTTTTCGTTCTCGACTGTGA
- the LOC7470695 gene encoding UDP-sulfoquinovose synthase, chloroplastic — MAHLLSTSCSIKLSSSHRPLSQPFRQCPTKCLTFFTLGTSKSPFKRFVLQGGTQQASCVVRATVAPISQETPTQSSSDSRQKSSEPSKPKRVMVIGGDGYCGWATALHLSNKGYEVAIVDSLIRRLFDQQLGLDSLTPIASIHNRLRCWRSVTGKTIELYIGDICDFEFLSETFKSFEPDAVVHFGEQRSAPYSMIDRNRAVFTQHNNVIGTLNVLFAIKEFRDQCHLVKLGTMGEYGTPNIDIEEGYITITHNGRTDTLPFPKQASSFYHLSKVHDSNNIAFTCKAWGIRATDLNQGVVYGVRTDETEMHEELCNRLDYDGVFGTALNRFCVQAAVGHPLTVYGKGGQTRGYLDIRDTVQCVELAIANPAQPGEFRVFNQFTEQFSVNELASLVTKAGEKLGLDVKTISVPNPRVEAEEHYYNAKHTKLIELGLEPHLLSDSLLDSLLNFAIKFKDRVDTKQIMPSVSWKKIGVKPKTLAA; from the exons ATGGCTCATCTGCTTTCCACTTCTTGCTCGATAAAGTTGTCATCAAGCCACAGACCTTTATCTCAGCCATTTCGTCAATGCCCAACGAAGTGCCTTACATTTTTTACGCTGGGAACTTCAAAATCTCCATTTAAAAGGTTTGTTTTGCAAGGAGGAACACAGCAAGCAAGCTGTGTTGTCCGTGCAACCGTGGCTCCTATAAGCCAAGAAACACCAACTCAATCCAGCTCTGATTCTCGACAGAAGTCCAGTGAACCATCCAAGCCAAAGCGGGTCATGGTTATTGGTGGAGATGGCTACTGTGGTTGGGCCACTGCCCTCCACTTATCCAACAAAGGTTATGAGGTTGCTATCGTTGACAGCCTCATTCGTCGTCTCTTTGACCAACAACTCGGTCTAGACTCCCTGACTCCTATTGCTTCTATCCACAACCGTCTCCGTTGTTGGCGATCAGTCACTGGAAAAACAATTGAACTCTATATTGGTGACATTTGTGACTTTGAGTTCCTGTCAGAAACCTTCAAGTCTTTTGAACCTGATGCTGTAGTCCATTTTGGGGAACAACGGTCTGCCCCGTATTCAATGATTGATCGGAACAGAGCTGTTTTTACTCAGCACAACAATGTGATCGGAACACTTAATGTGCTCTTTGCTATAAAGGAATTCAGGGATCAGTGCCATCTGGTGAAACTTGGGACAATGGGAGAGTATGGAACACCAAACATTGATATTGAGGAGGGTTATATAACTATTACTCATAATGGAAGAACAGATACTTTGCCTTTCCCCAAGCAAGCCAGCTCTTTCTACCATCTTAGTAAGGTCCATGACTCAAATAATATAGCCTTCACTTGCAAGGCTTGGGGAATTAGAGCAACTGATTTGAATCAAGGAGTGGTTTATGGAGTAAGGACAGATGAGACTGAGATGCACGAAGAGCTCTGTAACAGGCTTGATTATGATGGAGTGTTCGGAACTGCATTGAATCGGTTTTGTGTCCAGGCTGCAGTTGGTCATCCACTTACTGTTTATGGAAAGGGGGGTCAG ACCAGGGGCTACCTTGACATAAGAGACACTGTCCAGTGTGTTGAACTTGCCATTGCCAACCCGGCACAGCCTGGTGAATTTCGGGTCTTCAATCAATTTACTGAGCAATTTTCTGTCAACGAACTTGCTTCTCTTGTTACAAAAGCTGGAGAGAAGTTAGGGCTTGATGTGAAAACCATATCTGTGCCCAACCCAAGAGTAGAGGCAGAAGAGCATTACTACAATGCCAAGCACACAAAGCTCATTGAGTTAGGGCTCGAACCACACCTTCTTTCAGATTCTCTTCTTGACTCTTTGCTCAATTTTGCCATCAAATTCAAGGATCGGGTtgatacaaaacaaataatgcCCAGTGTTTCTTGGAAAAAGATTGGTGTGAAGCCAAAGACTCTTGCAGCTTAA
- the LOC7462255 gene encoding translation machinery-associated protein 22, translating into MAEKPEPVKVLYCPLCSLPAEYCEFGPDFEKCKPWLIINAPELYPDLLKEANEKEAERVSEQLQSAGISSSGADGAASFVQSGVTSSSKQEEVKRLPGGKIKKKARQEVVIEKVVRNKRKCITIIKGLDLFGIKLSDASKKLGKKFATGASVVKGPTEKEQIDVQGDIAYDIVEFITETWPDVPETAIFFIEDGKKVPAA; encoded by the exons ATGGCAGAGAAACCTGAGCCAGTGAAAGTGCTATACTGTCCATTATGTTCTCTCCCTGCAGAGTATTGTGAATTCGGTCCTGATTTCGAGAAGTGCAAGCCTTGGCTCATCATAAACGCCCCTGAACTCTACCCTGATCTCCTTAAAG AGGCTAATGAAAAGGAGGCCGAGAGGGTTTCTGAGCAACTGCAATCAGCTGGAATTTCCTCAAGTGGTGCTGATGGGGCAGCTTCTTTTGTTCAATCTG gagTGACATCGTCATCTAAGCAAGAAGAAGTGAAAAGGCTTCCAGGtggaaaaatcaagaagaaa GCAAGACAAGAAGTTGTAATCGAAAAGGTTGTTCGCAACAAGCGCAAATGTATCACCATTATTAAAGGATTGGACCTATTTG GTATTAAATTGAGTGATGCTTCCAAAAAGCTTGGGAAAAAGTTTGCTACTGGAGCATCTGTTGTTAAG GGTCCGACAGAGAAGGAACAGATTGATGTTCAAGGAGATATAGCGTATGATATCGTGGAATTTATCACAGAGACTTGGCCTGAT GTTCCTGAAACCGCCATTTTCTTCATTGAGGATGGGAAAAAGGTTCCAGCTGCTTGA
- the LOC7462256 gene encoding acyl-lipid (9-3)-desaturase, which translates to MAETRRYITKEELEKHNTAGDLWISIQGKIYNVTYWANDHPGGQLPLLSLAGQDVTDAFVAYHPGTAWKYLDKFFTGFYLKDYTVSEVSEDFRKLAAEFSKSGLFEKKGHVVFVTLCLVVMMFCLSVYGVLCSDSRSVRLVCGGLMGLMWIQSGWIGHDSGHYQVMSSRGFNCLVQILSGNCLAGVGIGWWKCNHNAHHIACNSLDYDPDLQHMPFFAVSSKFFSSITSCFYDRKLNFDSVSRFLVSYQHWTFYPVMCLARINLFAQSFLILLSKKKLSTNRGLEFLGLVVFWTWYPLLVSCLPSWGERIIFVVASFSVTGIQHVQFCLNHFSSSVYVGPPSGNNWFEKQTEGTLNISCSPWMDWFHGGLQFQVEHHLFPRLPRCQLRRVSPFIRELCKKHNLPYNIVSFWKANAMTLETLRTAALQARDLTNPVPKNLVWEAVNTHG; encoded by the coding sequence ATGGCGGAGACAAGGAGGTACATTACAAAAGAAGAGCTTGAAAAGCACAACACAGCAGGAGATCTATGGATCTCTATACAAGGCAAGATCTACAATGTCACTTACTGGGCTAATGACCACCCTGGAGGCCAGCTTCCATTGTTGAGTCTTGCAGGCCAAGATGTCACTGATGCGTTTGTTGCTTACCATCCAGGGACTGCGTGGAAATACCTTGACAAATTCTTTACCGGGTTTTATCTCAAAGACTACACTGTTAGTGAGGTATCGGAAGATTTTAGAAAACTCGCTGCCGAGTTCTCAAAATCGGGTCTTTTTGAGAAAAAAGGACATGTGGTGTTTGTTACTCTTTGTTTAGTTGTAATGATGTTTTGTCTCAGTGTTTATGGTGTTTTGTGCTCTGATAGTAGATCGGTTCGTTTAGTTTGTGGTGGGTTAATGGGGCTTATGTGGATACAAAGTGGGTGGATTGGGCATGATTCAGGTCATTATCAGGTTATGAGTAGCCGTGGATTCAATTGTCTTGTGCAGATCTTAAGTGGGAATTGCCTTGCAGGGGTTGGTATTGGATGGTGGAAGTGTAACCATAATGCACATCACATTGCTTGTAATAGTCTTGATTATGATCCAGATCTGCAGCACATGCCTTTTTTCGCGGTATCTTCTAAGTTTTTCAGTTCAATTACTTCTTGTTTTTATGATAGGAAGTTGAATTTCGATTCTGTTTCTAGGTTCTTGGTTAGTTATCAACATTGGACATTTTATCCTGTAATGTGTTTGGCGAGGATTAATTTGTTTGCGCAgtctttcttgattttgttatcTAAGAAAAAATTGTCGACTAATAGGGGCCTGGAGTTTTTGGGTTTAGTTGTGTTCTGGACTTGGTATCCTCTGCTTGTTTCCTGCTTGCCCAGTTGGGGGGAGAGAATCATTTTTGTTGTTGCCAGTTTTAGTGTTACTGGGATTCAGCATGTTCAGTTCTGTCTGAATCATTTCTCATCAAGTGTTTATGTTGGTCCGCCTAGTGGGAATAATTGGTTTGAGAAACAAACTGAGGGAACATTGAATATATCATGCTCGCCTTGGATGGATTGGTTTCATGGTGGATTGCAATTTCAGGTTGAGCACCATCTCTTTCCCCGTTTGCCTCGATGCCAACTTAGAAGAGTCTCACCGTTCATCAGGGAGCTTTGTAAGAAGCATAATTTGCCATACAATATCGTATCATTCTGGAAGGCCAATGCAATGACCTTGGAGACTCTCCGGACTGCAGCCTTGCAAGCTAGGGATCTTACCAATCCTGTTCCTAAGAATTTGGTGTGGGAAGCTGTTAATACTCATGGATGA
- the LOC7470696 gene encoding LOB domain-containing protein 12 — translation MKRPACAACKNQRRKCDEDCFVAPYFPAEKTRDFEAVHKLFGLHNIVNLLQNLPLEKRSDAVISMVYEANARVRDPVTGCTRILSELMQRLNALKAELNLVQNKNAYYRTLKQQQPGQQNMVHNAGFVDFLRENNNVKLLPSPNQDLNFLHENLENPQQLQESSSAQNQIAYYHTLKQKQLGQQNMVHNAGFVDFLQEHNNANLLPSPNQDFTFLHENLENPQQLQDSSSAQNQIAHYRALKQHQPGQQNMVHNAGFVDFLQENDNVKLLPSSSQDFNYMHENLENPQQLQESSFCCKKTDFWN, via the coding sequence ATGAAAAGGCCTGCCTGTGCTGCTTGTAAGAACCAGCGTAGGAAATGCGATGAAGATTGTTTTGTTGCTCCTTACTTTCCGGCTGAGAAAACAAGAGATTTTGAGGCTGTCCATAAACTTTTTGGGTTACATAATATTGTCAACCTCCTCCAGAATCTACCCCTTGAGAAAAGATCTGACGCCGTTATTTCTATGGTTTATGAAGCCAACGCTCGAGTTAGAGATCCTGTTACTGGCTGTACTCGTATCCTTTCAGAGTTAATGCAGAGGCTTAACGCTCTCAAGGCGGAGCTTAACcttgttcaaaataaaaatgcttaCTATCGTACGCTAAAACAGCAGCAACCTGGACAGCAAAATATGGTCCATAATGCAGGTTTTGTGGACTTCCTTCGAGAAAACAATAATGTTAAATTGCTCCCATCTCCGAATCAAGATCTCAACTTCTTGCATGAGAATCTTGAGAACCCTCAACAACTTCAAGAATCGAGTTCCGCTCAAAATCAAATTGCTTATTATCATACCCTAAAACAGAAGCAACTTGGACAGCAAAATATGGTTCATAATGCAGGTTTTGTGGACTTCCTTCAAGAACACAATAATGCTAATCTGCTCCCATCTCCGAATCAAGATTTCACCTTCTTGCATGAGAATCTTGAGAACCCTCAACAACTTCAAGACTCCAGTTCCGCTCAAAATCAAATTGCTCACTATCGTGCCCTAAAACAACACCAACCTGGACAGCAAAATATGGTTCATAATGCAGGTTTTGTGGACTTCCTTCAAGAAAACGATAATGTTAAATTGCTCCCATCTTCGAGTCAAGATTTCAACTACATGCATGAGAATCTTGAGAACCCTCAACAACTTCAAGAATCCAGTTTCTGTTGCAAGAAGACTGATTTCTGGaattga
- the LOC7470697 gene encoding probable leucine-rich repeat receptor-like protein kinase At1g68400 has translation MASLSLPQKSNGYLSSLIPFYHNLIISCLFSRENQTRKKMLSKQNFLSIFFFFSCIFSSSLSNPDFITLLSFKSSLLDSSNALSTWVNSTNPCIDSWLGVTCHPTTHRVTKLVLENLNLTGSIDALSQLTQLRLLSLKQNHLSSAFDLNFSSLKSLKLLYLSHNRLSGNFPSGIHSLRRLRRLDLSYNYFYGEIPFPELAQMPRLLTLRLDFNSFTGKIGPFSLFPSGSILEFNVSNNFLSGEIPAIFSRFPVSSFSGNKNLCGKPLALDCFHRTVESEPAKPGDVGMKNKKKKGVSDWAVFLIITVDAVTILAALVTITCCCYFKKRRNSGAQERIKRKVRPAGSLNSMGGFYGAGAGGGRDEVMVVFDGCKGFGDVDDLLKSSAELLGKGFAGTTYKVVVDGGDMMVVKRVRERRKRKEVDSWLRIIGGLRHSNIVSLRAYYDSNEELLLVYDFLPNGSLHSLLHGNRGPGRTPLDWTTRLKLASGSALGLAFLHGYNKAKHFHGNLTSSNIVVDHLGNACVSDIGLHQLLHAASISNNGYKAPELMPNNQNNVSQRRFTQKCDVYSFGVILLEILTGKMPNGEGETSLVKWVQRVAREEWTWEVFDFELLRYKEMEEEMVGLMQVALLCLAPFPRDRPKMSMVHMMIEDIRTKGGRQLGDRSSIMNDLSSDSSPSLSESTLNFTSGS, from the exons ATGgcttctctctccctccctcagAAATCCAACGGCTACTTATCATCACTCATCCCATTTTACCACAACCTTATAATTTCCTGTTTGTTTTCTCGAGAAAACCAGACCAGAAAGAAAATGTTGTCCAAACAAAACTTTctttctatcttcttcttcttctcttgcaTCTTCTCTAGTTCTTTATCGAACCCGGATTTTATTACATTACTCTCTTTCAAATCCTCCTTGTTAGACTCATCAAACGCGTTATCCACCTGGGTCAACTCAACTAACCCGTGCATTGATTCCTGGCTTGGTGTCACATGCCATCCCACAACTCACCGAGTCACGAAACTGGTACTTGAGAACTTGAATCTTACCGGTTCGATCGACGCTCTGAGTCAACTCACTCAACTCAGACTCTTAAGCTTAAAACAAAACCACCTCTCCTCTGCTTTCGATTTGaacttttcttctttgaaaaGCCTCAAGCTTCTTTACCTCTCTCACAACCGCCTTTCCGGAAACTTCCCCTCTGGAATCCACTCCCTTCGGCGTCTCCGGAGGCTCGACCTTTCCTATAATTACTTTTATGGCGAGATTCCATTTCCAGAGTTGGCTCAGATGCCTCGGCTACTAACTCTTCGTCTCGATTTCAACTCATTCACTGGGAAAATCGGACCTTTCAGCCTTTTCCCATCTGGTTCAATCCTGGAATTCAATGTTTCCAATAATTTTCTCTCCGGCGAGATTCCGGCGATATTTTCACGTTTCCCGGTGAGTTCTTTTTCCGGAAATAAGAATCTTTGTGGTAAACCGCTGGCGTTGGATTGTTTTCATCGGACAGTGGAGAGTGAGCCAGCAAAACCAGGTGATGTAGGaatgaagaataaaaagaagaagggagTGAGTGACTGGGCGGTGTTTCTGATCATCACTGTCGATGCGGTTACCATTTTGGCAGCGCTCGTGACCATCACGTGCTGCTGTTACTTTAAAAAAAGACGAAACAGTGGGGCCCAGGAGAGAATTAAAAGGAAAGTTAGGCCAGCAGGTTCCCTCAATTCAATGGGTGGATTTTacggtgctggtgctggtggtggCCGTGACGAGGTGATGGTGGTGTTTGATGGGTGCAAGGGTTTTGGTGATGTGGATGATTTGTTGAAGTCATCAGCTGAGTTGTTAGGAAAAGGATTTGCGGGGACCACTTATAAGGTGGTGGTGGATGGCGGTGATATGATGGTTGTTAAGAGggtgagagagaggagaaagagaaaggaggTTGATAGCTGGTTGAGGATAATTGGTGGGCTAAGGCATTCTAACATTGTGAGCTTAAGAGCTTATTATGATTCTAATGAGGAGTTGCTTTTGGTCTATGATTTTCTACCAAATGGAAGCTTACACTCTCTCTTGCATG GGAACAGAGGACCAGGGAGGACTCCATTGGACTGGACAACAAGGTTAAAACTAGCATCAGGTTCTGCACTTGGCCTTGCATTTCTGCATGGCTACAACAAAGCCAAGCATTTCCATGGGAACCTAACATCATCAAACATCGTAGTTGATCACTTGGGAAATGCTTGTGTTTCTGACATTGGTCTCCACCAACTCCTGCATGCCGCATCTATCTCAAACAATGGCTACAAGGCTCCAGAACTAATGCCTAACAACCAGAATAATGTCAGCCAGAGAAGGTTTACACAAAAATGTGATGTATATAGCTTTGGGGTGATTTTGCTTGAGATACTGACAGGAAAAATGCCAAATGGAGAGGGAGAAACAAGTTTAGTGAAGTGGGTTCAAAGAGTGGCAAGAGAAGAGTGGACTTGGGAggtgtttgattttgagttgTTGAGGTATAAGGAAATGGAGGAGGAAATGGTTGGTCTTATGCAAGTAGCTTTGCTTTGCTTGGCTCCATTTCCAAGAGACCGTCCAAAGATGAGCATGGTGCATATGATGATTGAAGATATTAGGACCAAGGGTGGAAGACAATTAGGTGACCGGAGTTCTATTATGAATGATCTGTCTTCTGATTCATCTCCTTCTCTATCAGAAAGCACCCTCAATTTCACCAGTGGGAGTTGA
- the LOC7462257 gene encoding adenylate kinase isoenzyme 6 homolog, with protein MAQGDSDMRKKPNILITGTPGTGKTTTASALAEATQFRHINIGDLVKEKNLHDGWDDQFDCYIINEDLVCDELEDIMEEGGNIVDYHGCDFFPERWFDQVVVLQTDNSVLYDRLSKRGYSETKISNNMECEIFQVLLEEAKESYPEGIVVALRSDSIDDITNNIATLTHWLTTWQNVP; from the exons ATGGCACAAGGAGATAGTGACATGAGGAAGAAACCAAACATATTGATAACTGGCACACCCGGAACTGGAAAAACAACTACCGCATCTGCTCTGGCAGAGGCCACCCAGTTCCGCCACATTAATATTGGAGATTTGGTCAAAGAGAAGAACTTGCATGATGGATGGGATGACCAGTTTGACTGCTACATAATTAATGAAGACCTG GTGTGTGATGAACTCGAAGATATAATGGAAGAAGGTGGAAACATAGTGGACTATCATGGTTGTGATTTCTTTCCAGAGCGATGGTTTGATCAAGTTGTGGTTCTGCAAACTGACAATTCTGTTTTGTACGATCGTTTAAGCAAGAG aggtTACTCAGAGACGAAGATATCCAACAACATGGAATGTGAAATCTTCCAAGTCCTGTTGGAGGAGGCAAAAGAAAGTTATCCAGAAGGCATTGTGGTGGCGTTAAGGAGTGATTCCATCGACGACATCACCAACAACATTGCCACTCTGACTCACTGGCTCACCACTTGGCAAAATGTTCCATAG